Proteins from a single region of Phormidium ambiguum IAM M-71:
- a CDS encoding FAD-dependent oxidoreductase, with protein sequence MRNDKKRLLIVGGVAGGASCAARARRLSETAEIIIFERGQFVSFANCGLPYYVGDVITDEKKLLVANANLFKQRFNIDVRLENEVLSINRETSQVNVKNRQTGEVYQEYYDALVLAPGASPIRPNLPGIDLPGIFALRTIPDSRRIRQWIDEHKVKKAIVVGGGFIGLEMTENLVNRGISVTLLEAQSQVMLPFDEEMTTAINNCLVSHGVILRLGDSVIGFESHSEGGIAVKTKSGEVHQADLVILGIGVRPESTLAKDAGLEIGSRGGIKVNEKMQTSDPNIWAVGDVVEVQDFVTKEWLLIPLAGPANRQGRVAADVIFGRNSTFRGVQGTSVCGIFGLTVACTGVNEKTLQRLGWEYGKVYLHPGHHVGYYPNAKPIDLKLLFSPEDGRIFGAQAVGEAGAEKRIDVIAMALQNGATVFDLEEAELCYAPQFGAAKDPVNMAGMIAANALRGDAPLVHWQQLDEFDGVLLDVREVGEFEAGHVEGAKNIPLSVLRDRMNEIPTDQSIWVYCQVGQRGYYATRALRLNGFDASNLSGGFKTYQGLKKD encoded by the coding sequence ATGCGTAATGACAAAAAAAGATTGCTAATTGTTGGTGGTGTGGCTGGGGGTGCTTCTTGTGCAGCTAGGGCGCGTCGCTTGTCGGAAACGGCGGAAATTATTATTTTTGAACGGGGGCAGTTTGTCTCTTTTGCTAATTGCGGGTTGCCTTATTATGTGGGTGATGTAATTACTGATGAAAAAAAGTTGTTGGTTGCTAACGCTAACTTATTTAAACAAAGATTTAATATAGATGTGCGGCTGGAAAATGAAGTGTTATCAATTAACCGGGAAACTTCACAAGTTAATGTAAAAAATCGTCAAACGGGAGAAGTTTATCAGGAATATTATGATGCTTTAGTATTAGCTCCGGGTGCATCACCAATTCGCCCTAACCTTCCGGGAATTGATTTGCCGGGGATTTTTGCTTTAAGAACTATACCTGATAGCCGTCGAATTCGCCAATGGATTGATGAACATAAAGTTAAAAAAGCGATCGTAGTTGGTGGGGGTTTTATTGGTTTAGAAATGACCGAAAATTTGGTGAATCGGGGAATTTCTGTAACTTTATTAGAAGCTCAATCTCAAGTGATGCTGCCTTTTGATGAGGAAATGACTACTGCGATTAATAATTGTCTGGTTTCTCATGGGGTAATTTTGCGTTTGGGAGATAGTGTGATTGGTTTTGAATCTCATTCGGAGGGTGGAATTGCGGTTAAAACAAAATCAGGAGAAGTTCATCAAGCGGATTTAGTGATTTTGGGTATTGGGGTACGTCCAGAATCTACTTTGGCTAAGGATGCTGGGTTAGAAATTGGGAGTAGAGGTGGGATTAAAGTTAATGAAAAAATGCAGACTAGCGACCCAAATATTTGGGCGGTGGGAGATGTTGTTGAAGTTCAAGATTTTGTGACTAAAGAATGGTTATTAATTCCTTTGGCGGGGCCTGCAAATCGGCAGGGTAGAGTTGCTGCTGATGTAATTTTTGGCAGAAATAGTACTTTTCGTGGGGTGCAAGGAACTTCGGTTTGTGGGATTTTTGGATTGACGGTTGCTTGTACTGGGGTGAATGAAAAAACTTTGCAAAGATTGGGTTGGGAATATGGCAAGGTTTATTTACATCCGGGTCATCATGTTGGTTATTATCCTAATGCAAAACCGATCGATCTTAAACTGTTATTCTCTCCTGAAGATGGGCGAATTTTCGGGGCGCAAGCTGTGGGGGAAGCTGGGGCAGAAAAGCGAATTGATGTAATCGCAATGGCGCTGCAAAATGGGGCAACGGTGTTTGATTTAGAAGAGGCAGAACTTTGTTATGCGCCACAATTTGGGGCGGCGAAAGACCCAGTAAATATGGCGGGAATGATTGCGGCAAATGCGTTGCGAGGTGATGCACCTTTGGTACATTGGCAACAGTTAGATGAGTTTGATGGGGTGTTGCTAGATGTGCGTGAGGTGGGAGAGTTTGAGGCGGGTCATGTGGAGGGGGCAAAAAATATTCCTTTGTCTGTGTTGCGCGATCGCATGAATGAAATTCCCACTGACCAATCTATTTGGGTATATTGTCAAGTGGGGCAACGTGGTTATTATGCTACTCGTGCTTTGCGGTTAAATGGTTTTGATGCGAGTAATCTTAGCG